One genomic region from Leguminivora glycinivorella isolate SPB_JAAS2020 chromosome 8, LegGlyc_1.1, whole genome shotgun sequence encodes:
- the LOC125228573 gene encoding uncharacterized protein LOC125228573 has product MLKMFHYEVCIISALVMIFSAAADSRRLDYPFLNNKNFDCGPYGFTCEGQAKLRLCEGPNLFGPSFLCPPDTICNEDSSDVCENANNYIAPSFGKTLRCHRNERIADPSVPGCKGYILCIPNKNRFQGIKFKCSGTTIFNGYTRTCSAPDKYTCPIANTTQANDYFLESNRRIDTRHDVESDKKPASAAHRPRPIDCRNYKLTVTQGQSPARAAYFCPSRPVPGESAVRCTVFSNQFCITLERYNEDQFVESSRAAYRRPRFDYLVTELDKDITIPS; this is encoded by the exons AtgttaaaaatgtttcattatgAAGTGTGTATTATATCTGCGCTAGTGATG ATTTTCAGCGCAGCGGCCGATTCTAGAAGACTCGACTATccgtttttaaataataagaatTTTGACTGCGGCCCATACGGCTTCACCTGCGAAGGGCAGGCGAAACTGAGACTGTGCGAGGGACCAAACCTGTTCGGGCCCTCGTTCCTCTGCCCCCCGGACACTATCTGTAACGAAGACTCCAGCGACGTTTGCGAAAACGCCAACAACTACATCGCGCCATCTTTCGGAAAAACATTACGCTGCCACAGAAACGAAAGAATTGCCGACCCCAGCGTCCCCGGGTGTAAAGGCTACATCCTGTGCATCCCTAACAAGAACCGTTTCCAAggtattaaatttaaatgttcGGGGACCACCATTTTCAACGGTTACACGCGAACCTGCTCCGCGCCTGACAAATACACGTGCCCAATAGCGAACACTACTCAGGCGAATGATTATTTCCTTGAAAGTAACAGGAGAATCGATACTCGGCACGATGTTGAATCGGATAAGAAGCCAGCATCGGCAGCGCATCGGCCTCGGCCCATAGACTGCAGGAACTACAAGTTGACCGTGACGCAGGGGCAGAGCCCGGCGAGGGCGGCGTACTTCTGCCCGTCGCGGCCGGTGCCGGGCGAGAGCGCCGTGCGCTGCACCGTCTTCTCCAACCAGTTCTGCATCACGCTCGAGAGGTACAACGAGGACCAGTTCGTCGAAAGCTCAAGAGCCGCTTACCGAAGGCCGCGGTTCGACTATTTGGTAACGGAACTCGATAAAGATATCACAATACCATCTTGA